A part of Bubalus bubalis isolate 160015118507 breed Murrah chromosome 6, NDDB_SH_1, whole genome shotgun sequence genomic DNA contains:
- the CASQ1 gene encoding calsequestrin-1 has protein sequence MSAADRMGARAVPGLRLALLFLMVLGTPKSGVQGEEGLDFPEYDGVDRVVNVNAKNYKNVFKKYEVLALLYHEPPEDDKASQKQFEMEELILELAAQVLEDKGVGFGMVDSEKDAAVAKKLGLTEEDSVYVFKGDEVIEYDGEFSADTLVEFLLDVLEDPVELIDGERELQAFENIEDDNKLIGYFKNKDSEHYKAYEDAAEEFHPYIPFFATFDSKVAKKLTLKLNEIDFYEAFMEEPVTIPDKPNSEEEIVNFVEAHKRSTLRKLKPESMYETWEDDLDGIHIVAFAEETDPDGYEFLETLKAVAQDNTDNPDLSIIWIDPDDFPLLVPYWEKTFNIDLSAPQIGVVNVTDADSIWMEMDDEEDLPSAEELEDWLEDVLEGEINTEDDDEDD, from the exons ATGAGCGCTGCAGACAGGATGGGGGCCAGAGCTGTGCCCGGCCTGCGGCTGGCACTGCTGTTCCTGATGGTGCTAGGGACACCCAAGTCAGGGGTGCAGGGGGAGGAAGGGCTCGACTTCCCTGAGTACGATGGTGTGGACCGTGTGGTCAATGTCAACGCAAAGAACTACAAAAATGTGTTCAAGAAGTATGAGGTGCTGGCGCTGCTCTACCACGAACCACCCGAGGATGACAAGGCCTCACAAAAACAGTTTGAGATGGAGGAGCTGATCCTGGAG TTGGCAGCCCAAGTGCTAGAAGACAAGGGTGTTGGCTTCGGGATGGTGGACTCTGAGAAGGACGCGGCTGTAGCCAAGAAGCTAG GACTGACAGAAGAGGACAGCGTTTATGTTTTCAAGGGGGATGAAGTCATTGAGTACGATGGCGAGTTTTCTGCTGACACCCTGGTGGAGTTTCTGCTTGAT GTCCTAGAGGACCCTGTGGAATTGATTGACGGTGAACGAGAGCTGCAGGCATTTGAGAATATTGAAGATGATAACAAACTTATTGGCTACTTCAAGAACAAAGACTCAGAGC ATTACAAAGCCTATGAGGACGCCGCGGAGGAGTTCCACCCCTACATCCCCTTCTTCGCCACCTTCGACAGCAAG GTGGCAAAGAAGCTGACCCTAAAGCTGAATGAAATTGATTTCTACGAGGCCTTCATGGAGGAGCCTGTGACCATCCCAGACAAGCCCAACAGCGAAGAGGAGATCGTCAACTTCGTGGAGGCACACAAGAG aTCAACcctgaggaagctgaagcctgAGAGTATGTATGAGACTTGG GAGGACGATCTGGATGGAATCCATATTGTGGCCTTTGCAGAGGAAACTGATCCTG ATGGCTATGAGTTCTTAGAGACACTCAAGGCCGTGGCGCAAGACAACACGGACAATCCTGATCTGAGCATCATCTGGATTGACCCTGATGACTTCCCCCTG CTGGTTCCATACTGGGAGAAGACATTTAACATCGACTTGTCAGCCCCACAAATAGGAGTCGTCAATGTTACTGAC GCGGACAGCATATGGATGGAAATGGATGATGAGGAGGACCTGCCCTCTGCCGAGGAGCTGGAGGACTGGCTGGAGGACGTGCTGGAGGGCGAGATCAACACAGAGGACGACGACGAAGACGACTAG
- the ATP1A4 gene encoding sodium/potassium-transporting ATPase subunit alpha-4 isoform X1, which translates to MIQALAGFFTYFVILAENGFKPPDLLGIRVNWENRYINDLEDSYGQQWTYEQRKVLEFTCQTAFFVSIVIVQWADLIICKTRRNSIFQQGMKNKILIFGILEETILAAFLSYTPGMDVALRMYPLKITWWFCATPYSLLIFVYDEIRRLLIRRYPGGWVEKETYY; encoded by the exons ATGATCCAGGCTCTGGCAGGATTCTTCACCTACTTTGTGATCTTGGCTGAGAATGGTTTTAAGCCTCCTGATCTGCTGGGCATCCGCGTCAACTGGGAAAATCGATACAtcaatgacctggaggacagctATGGACAGCAGTGG ACCTATGAGCAGCGGAAGGTGCTGGAGTTCACGTGCCAAACGGCCTTCTTCGTCAGCATCGTGATCGTGCAGTGGGCTGACCTCATCATCTGTAAGACCCGCCGCAACTCAATCTTCCAGCAGGGCATGAA AAACAAGATCCTCATATTTGGGATCCTGGAGGAGACAATCCTGGCCGCTTTTCTGTCCTACACTCCAGGCATGGACGTAGCTCTGCGAATGTACCCACTCAA GATAACCTGGTGGTTCTGTGCCACCCCCTACAGCCTCCTCATCTTTGTGTATGATGAAATAAGAAGACTCCTCATTCGTCGTTATCCCGGCG GCTGGGTGGAGAAGGAGACCTACTACTAA